In Meleagris gallopavo isolate NT-WF06-2002-E0010 breed Aviagen turkey brand Nicholas breeding stock chromosome 2, Turkey_5.1, whole genome shotgun sequence, the following are encoded in one genomic region:
- the LOC100545776 gene encoding vesicular inhibitory amino acid transporter-like, translated as MASIVLRVGIFVLGLPYALLHSGYSGLFLIVLAAALCCYTGKILIACLYEENEDGQLIRARDTYEDIANACCKKLSPRLGGIVVNVTQVMELIMTCILYLVVSGNLLSHSFSYVPVTEKTWSVIAFLTLLPCVFIKTLKIVSKLSQLCSLVHFIIIFVVMTYCLTQIHQWSWAKFRLSLEFEDFLVSMGVIIFSYTSQIFLPTLEGNMKNPGEFRCMLNWTHFFACILKTTFALSAFLTWGEETREVVTDNLPSFLQTLVSLCLLTKALLSYPLPFFAATEIVYACISRGNYSNYSSPLFALCVRSIFLLLTLLMAMFIPHFALLMGLTGSVTGAAMTFLLPSLFHLKLKWKKLSFFEKCADISVFILGFLCSLAGIICSIKGLFKLFGEG; from the coding sequence ggAATTTTTGTCCTAGGATTGCCATATGCTCTTCTCCACAGTGGATACAGTGGCTTGTTTCTTATTGTCTTGGCTGCGGCATTATGCTGTTATACAGGCAAAATTCTAATCGCTTGCCtgtatgaagaaaatgaagatgggCAGCTCATAAGAGCGAGAGATACGTATGAAGATATTGCAAATGCCTGCTGCAAAAAGCTGTCTCCTAGACTAGGTGGCATAGTTGTCAATGTGACCCAAGTGATGGAACTGATCATGACATGTATTTTGTATCTGGTTGTTAGTGGGAATTTGCTGTCACACAGTTTTTCATATGTACCAGTGACTGAGAAAACTTGGTCTGTAATTGCATTTCTTACACTGCTGCCTTGTGTATTTATCAAAACTCTAAAAATTGTTTCCAAACTCAGCCAGCTTTGTTCCTTGGTCCATTTCATTATCATCTTTGTAGTGATGACTTACTGTCTCACACAAATACATCAGTGGTCCTGGGCAAAATTCAGACTCTCCCTGGAATTTGAAGACTTCTTGGTCTCCATGGGGGTGATAATTTTCAGTTACACGTCTCAAATATTTCTTCCTACACTTGAAGGTAACATGAAAAACCCAGGGGAATTTAGGTGTATGCTGAATTGGACTCACTTTTTTGCTTGTATCTTGAAAACAACCTTTGCCCTGTCTGCATTCTTAACTTGGGGTGAAGAGACGAGGGAAGTTGTTACTGACAACCTGCCATCATTTCTTCAAACTCTAGTGAGTTTGTGCCTATTAACCAAGGCTCTTCTTTCTTATCCTTTGCCCTTTTTTGCAGCCACGGAAATTGTTTATGCTTGTATTTCTAGAGGCAACTATTCCAATTACAGTTCCCCACTGTTTGCTTTGTGTGTAAGAAGCATATTTCTCCTGTTAACTCTGCTGATGGCCATGTTCATACCACATTTTGCACTGCTGATGGGCTTAACAGGCAGTGTAACAGGTGCTGCTAtgacttttcttcttccttctctcttccatttaaagcttaaatggaaaaaactatccttctttgaaaaatgtgcagatatctctgtttttattttgggtTTCCTTTGCAGCCTTGCGGGCATTATTTGCTCAATAAAAGGGCTATTCAAACTATTTGGAGAGGGGTAA